The genome window AAAATGATCTACGGCACCACGACGACCACGCTGAACGTGGAAACCTCGAAATTCGAACGCGACAGCTATTGTCTGAGCGGGGAAGAAGCGGTCAGGCTGGCGGAATACGCCGTTATCATTGAGGATTATTACAGCAAACAGGCCGGTTACGATAAACCGATGGACATGGAGTGGGCCAAGGACGGCATCGACGGGCAGTTGTACATCGTACAGGCGCGGCCGGAAACCGTGGCTTCACAAACGCAGCACAATGTGCTGGTGACGTTCGAACTGACCGGTAACGGCGAAGTGCTGGCCGAAGGGCGCGCGGTGGGCGCGCAAATAGGCATCGGACCCGCGCGGCTGATCAGCGGTCCCGAGCAAATGGCTCAATTCCGCAAAGGCGATGTGCTGGTCGCCGACATAACCACGCCGGATTGGGAACCGGTCATGAAAATTGCCTCCGCCATAGTTACCAATCGTGGGGGGCGCACTTGTCACGCCGCGATCGTCGCTCGCGAGTTGGGTATACCCGCCGTTGTCGGTTGTGATAATGCGACCCGTGTGATACCTGATGGCGAGTTGATTACCGTCGCCTGTTCGGAAGGCGATATCGGCAGAATTTATCGTGGTGAAATCGGGTTTCAACGCAACGAGACGCGGCTTGACGAACTGGCGCGCCCCAAAACCCATATCATGCTGAATCTTGGCAACCCCGATCTGGCGTTCAAGACCAGCTTCCTGCCGAACGAGGGGGTAGGGCTGGCGCGCATGGAATTCATCATCGCCAACCATATCAAGGCGCATCCGATGGCCTTGCTATATCCCGAACGCGTTGCCGAGGCCGACGCGCGTCAGGAAATTCAAACGCTGATACGCGATTATCCTGACGGCGCCACTTATTTCACGCACAAACTGGCGGAAGGGGTGGGAGTTATCGCCGCGGCTTTTTATCCTAAGCCGGTGATTGTGCGCATGTCCGACTTCAAAACCAACGAATATGCAACCTTACTGGGCGGTGCGGCGTTCGAACAGGACGAAAGCAATCCGATGATTGGTTTTAGAGGAGCTTCGCGTTATACTCATCCGGCATATGAAGAAGGTTTCGCATTGGAATGTGCGGCGATGAGGCGGGTGCGCGACGAATTCGGCTTAAGCAACGTCAGGTTGATGATTCCATTCGTGCGACGGGTGGAAGAAGCGCGGTGCGTGATCGAGCGTATGGCCGAGCTGGGTCTGGCGCGAGGAGAGAGGGGGCTGGAAATTTACATGATGTGCGAGATTCCGAATAACGTGGTGCAGATTGATGCGTTTCTCGAATATTTCGATGGCTTGTCGATAGGCTCCAACGATTTGACTCAGCTTGCGCTCGGCGTCGATCGCGACTCCGAGATTGTGGCTTTCGATTTCGACGAGCGTGATCCCGGCGTAAAAACATTGATCAGGCAGGCGGTGGAAGGCGCTGCCCGGCACGGTAAACATTCCGGTATCTGCGGTCAGGCGCCGTCCGATTATCCTGATATGGCCGAATATCTGGTGGAAATCGGTATCGATTCCATGAGTCTCAACCCCGACAGCGTACTGGATGTAACGCGGTCCGTGCTGGCGCTGGAGGCGAAGCTTGCCGGATGATACGAAGTTTCGGCAACCATTTCGCCCTGGATTTTGAGGTACGGGATTCGGCTCGCATACGCTTTGTTGCAAATCCTATTGTGGACAGATGAGCAACGTGTTACTGGTGTCAAATAGCCGATGTATTATTGGGTTTTTTTCTTAATGCTCCAGTGGTCGCTGTGCGTTCATGCCGGCGACTTTTTCGACGACCCGCTCGATACCGATAGTCTGGTAGGCGCCAGCGCCGGCAAGCAGGCGAATAGTCCGCAGAAGGGCGATCCCTGCCTGACAACGGGTAGAAAGCCGGAGGTCTGGAGCCTGCTGGAAATTATCGACCAGGCTTTGTGCCACAATCCGCAAACATGGCAGGCCTGGGCCGGCGCGCGCGTTCAAGCCGCGCAGGTCGGTGGCGCCAAAACGGCTTATCTGCCTACCGTATCGGTCAGTGTTCCCGTGAACGAAAGCAAGAATTCATCTTCGGTCAATTCCGGGACTGGCGGCAGCAACATTTCCGGCGCCGCAGTGGGGCTGCAGACGCGCATGACGCCAGCAGCAACGCTGAATTATCTGCTGTATGATTTCGGCGGCAGAAACGCGCGCCTGGACAATGCCATCGCCGCTCTGGAGGCAGCCAACTGGAGCCAGAACGTGGCGATACAGAACGTCATGTTTGGCGCGGTTCAGGCTTATTACCAGATGTTTGCTGCGCAAGCCGCCGCTGAAGCGGCACTGATATCATGGCAAACCAGCGACGAAATACTGAAAGCGACCCAGCTTCGTCACGACGTCGGCGCCGTAGCCATTTCGGATGTGCTGCAGGCCCAGACCGCTGCTACCCAGGCCAAGCTGACGCTGCAGCAAGCCGAGGGCAACTCCAGGATCTCGATGGGCGCGCTGGCAACCGCGATGGGCATGGATGCCGGCCCCAAACTCCGGGTGGCCACGCCGGATTACCAGAATCCCGACAATGAGCGCGAACAGGATGTCAACCATTTGATCGAACAGGCGAAAAACATGCGTCCCGATCTCGCGGCGGCGGCAGCCCAGGTCAAGGCTGCGGAAGCCAATGTTCGCGCAGCCGAAGCAACCGGCATGCCGCAAATCTCATTGACAGGTACTTATGGCTATAACTTTTCCTCGTTGAATAACTATGCCGCTCTTGTCAGCTGGTCGGCG of Candidatus Methylospira mobilis contains these proteins:
- the ppsA gene encoding phosphoenolpyruvate synthase; this translates as MTVNRRYIRWFNEITLADVPLVGGKNASLGEMYRELTAHGVNIPNGFAVTADAYRHVLDSAGLWERLHELLDDLEADDVVQLAERGARVRELINLAPLPEDLQREIIGAYHDLQAEYGDNFSVAVRSSATAEDLPTASFAGQQDTYLNVSGEVALLEACKRCFASLFTDRAIHYRYDQGFDHFKLALSIVVMKMVRSDLATSGVMFSLDTDTGFRDTVFITGAYGLGENVVQGVVDPDEYVVYKPTLKRGHRHVLKRVKGAKAIKMIYGTTTTTLNVETSKFERDSYCLSGEEAVRLAEYAVIIEDYYSKQAGYDKPMDMEWAKDGIDGQLYIVQARPETVASQTQHNVLVTFELTGNGEVLAEGRAVGAQIGIGPARLISGPEQMAQFRKGDVLVADITTPDWEPVMKIASAIVTNRGGRTCHAAIVARELGIPAVVGCDNATRVIPDGELITVACSEGDIGRIYRGEIGFQRNETRLDELARPKTHIMLNLGNPDLAFKTSFLPNEGVGLARMEFIIANHIKAHPMALLYPERVAEADARQEIQTLIRDYPDGATYFTHKLAEGVGVIAAAFYPKPVIVRMSDFKTNEYATLLGGAAFEQDESNPMIGFRGASRYTHPAYEEGFALECAAMRRVRDEFGLSNVRLMIPFVRRVEEARCVIERMAELGLARGERGLEIYMMCEIPNNVVQIDAFLEYFDGLSIGSNDLTQLALGVDRDSEIVAFDFDERDPGVKTLIRQAVEGAARHGKHSGICGQAPSDYPDMAEYLVEIGIDSMSLNPDSVLDVTRSVLALEAKLAG
- a CDS encoding TolC family protein, whose translation is MLQWSLCVHAGDFFDDPLDTDSLVGASAGKQANSPQKGDPCLTTGRKPEVWSLLEIIDQALCHNPQTWQAWAGARVQAAQVGGAKTAYLPTVSVSVPVNESKNSSSVNSGTGGSNISGAAVGLQTRMTPAATLNYLLYDFGGRNARLDNAIAALEAANWSQNVAIQNVMFGAVQAYYQMFAAQAAAEAALISWQTSDEILKATQLRHDVGAVAISDVLQAQTAATQAKLTLQQAEGNSRISMGALATAMGMDAGPKLRVATPDYQNPDNEREQDVNHLIEQAKNMRPDLAAAAAQVKAAEANVRAAEATGMPQISLTGTYGYNFSSLNNYAALVSWSAGLQISMPLFNGFSTTYQVHSAKEQVALQAANRDQLEQTISQAVWSSYHSMNTARETLRTSLVLLDNATQNEGVLYGRYQAGAGNIIDLLNSQVNLSNARVQLVQSRYNWSIAKAQLAQAIGRLDLDELMRDFKLTSGKPRS